DNA sequence from the Deltaproteobacteria bacterium CG11_big_fil_rev_8_21_14_0_20_49_13 genome:
AAAAAGATATAATGAACGACGGTCCGCAAAAACAGGTCCTTGCAACAATAGAAGATGATATCAAAAAACACTACAGGCCCTGTATCGTGAGGCAACTGGATGAAAAGTAAATTATTCAAGCCTGACCCCAGGGGCAAAGGGGGGGAATTGTTTGGCCTGACCACAACGTTCGAGCCAAAAGGCGATCAGCCGCAGGCGATAGATATGCTCACTAAGGGCGTCCTGCGCGGCGAAAAACATCAGACACTCTTGGGCGTTACCGGTTCCGGCAAGACGTTCTCAATAGCCCACGTCATTGCCAACACCGGTAAACCTGCACTCATAATGGCGCCCAATAAGACCCTGGCCGCACAGTTATATCAGGAGTTCAAACAGCTATTTCCCCAAAACGCCGTCGAATATTTTGTCTCCTACTACGATTATTATCAGCCCGAGGCATATCTTCCCGCGCAGGACCTTTTTATCGAAAAGGATTCGTCCGTCAACGACGCCATCGACCGCCTGCGCCACTCGGCAACCCATTCTCTCCTCACCCGCAACGACGTTATAATAGTCGCGAGCGTTTCTTGCATTTACGGCCTTGGCTCGCCGGACGCCTATTCGGCAATGCACATCGATATCAAGAAGGGCGAACATATTGAGCGAAACGACCTTCTCTCCAAACTTGTCGAGATTCGATACGAGCGTAACGACGTAGATTTTCACCGCGGCACATTTCGCGTTCGGGGCGAAACGGTGGAGATATTTCCGGCCTATGAGGACCTTAAGGCGGTTCGTGTAGAATTCTTCGGCGATGAGGTGGAGAAAATAACGGAGATAGATTATCTAACTGGCGAGACCGAGGGAGAGATCGATAAAATAGCGATATATCCCAACAGCCACTACGTCACCCCGGAAGAAAGGCTGAAGGTCGCCATAAAGGGCATTCGCATTGAGCTTAATGAGAGGTTAAAAGAACTCGAACATTCGAACAAGATACTCGAGGCCCAAAGAATAAAGCAACGCACCAATTACGACCTTGAGATGATGGAAGAGATAGGCTTTTGCAAGGGAATAGAGAACTATTCGCGCTGGCTCGACGGCCGCAAAAAGGGCCAGCCGCCCAGAACGCTGCTCGATTATTTCCCGAAGGATTTTTTACTCTTCATAGACGAAAGCCACATAACCGTTCCACAGACGGGCGGCATGTTCTCTGGCGACCGCTCGCGCAAGACCACGCTTGTAGAATACGGGTTCAGGCTTCCTTCGGCTCTCGATAATAGACCTCTAAATTTCGAGGAATTCGAGAAGCGGGTCGGACAAGTGATCTACACATCGGCCACCCCTTCCGAATATGAAATGAAGCTCTCGGGCAAGAACATTGCCGAACAGGTGGTACGCCCGACCGGCCTCATAGATCCAAAGCCGATCGTAAGGCCAAGCAAGGGCCAGATAAAGGACCTGGAAAAAGAGATAAAGGCGCGAGTTGACAAAGGTGAACGAGTGCTTGTTACAACGCTCACCAAAAGAATGGCCGAAGACCTCTCGAGTTATTTTCAGGAGAATGATATCAAGGCAAAATATATGCACAGCGATACCGAAACGCTCGAACGGATCGCCATCATCCGGGATTTGCGACTTGGAAAGTTCGACGTCCTTGTCGGCATCAACCTCCTGCGAGAAGGCCTTGACCTGCCGGAGGTCTCGCTCGTTGCCATCCTCGATGCGGACAAAGAGGGATTTCTAAGAAGCGCGCGTTCGCTCATCCAGACGTTCGGCCGCGCCGCAAGGAACATTAACGGCGAGGTCATTCTTTATGCCGACAAGATGACCAACTCCATGAAACGCGCTATTTCGGAAACGAACCGCCGCCGCAAGATCCAGGAAAAATATAACAAGAAACACGGCATCACGCCCGAGACCGTCAAAAAAGAGATAACTGATATTCTTAACTCTATCTATGAATCCGATTATGTCTCGCTTGCCACCGAAGAGGAGGCGATAGACCCGAACAAGCTTCCGAAGAAGATAGCAAAACTGCGCAAGGAGATGTTCGCCGCCGCCAAAAAACTGGATTTTGAAAAAGCGGCCGAGGCAAGGGACAAGATAAAGGCATTGGAAGAGATGGCGTTAAAATAAAGGCATAGTTATCTTGCTCTGGCTACAGAATCCCTTTGTTTGACGATTTTAACACTGTTCCTTTCAAAGAATTCACGCATATCTTTGAGCGTTGGATATGTTTCCGTCAATTCGTTCGAAAGGTCCGCTAACCTGGCCTTTAGGCTCCGATAATAACGCCCCTTATTCTCAGGGATCGTAAAGCCCCTCGCTCCAATATCGCCTAATAAAGTTTGAGCCATAAACTTGTTGTTTGCAAAAAGAGCGGGATAGATCTTTGCATAATCTTCAAGGATGCTTCCTACGCCGGGATCATAATATTCGAACGAACAGGAAAATCCCATCGATCTTATCTTCTCAACGCTTTCGGTCGGCGGCTCAAGCGATGATTTTCCGCCAACACCTATATTGTATGAACTGATGGCTCTTTGTAGTTGCCCCTTGTCAGCATCTTCAGGAACTCTCATTCCGAAAACGCCGTAGTGGGTCACGGCGTAGAAATCGAACGGCCCACTATAACCTGCCTTTGTGAACGCCCTTTCCCTATCAACGATCACGTCCAGATCATCCTTGGACGGCGGATTGAACTGAACTGCCAATTTGCCGGAGGGTACATTTATATCCTCAAGGGGGTGGTTATGATAGAATGCTATTCTTGTGATATCTATATTCTTGTCCTTGATCGCCCTTGTCAGGAAATCATCATCTAATCCCGTGCTCCCGCCCCTTTGATTTATACCGCATTCGAACCATCTTGTATGAGCCACCCCTTCTTTGTCAGTATATGCAATATAATACCATGCCTCTTCAACATTTCCGGTCTTTGTGAACGCTCTTATGGCCTCAACCCCTTCATTTTCCGAAGCGTTCACATATTCATGACTACCTTTGTTTATCCTGAGCTTATCATCTGGCGCCGGAGCAAACCTATCACCTCCGAATTTAACCGGGTCTGCAGGCTTAACAACCGCATCAGCGTCCGCTGTTTCAACCGACTCAGCGGCAGCTGCTGTCACGACTTTTGGGTTTTCTAAAGGCGTGTAAATAACCGGCATCGCTTTTGTACTGATTTTTGAAGAAAATCCTCTGGCGGAAGATACTGGATCGCCTCCGTCAATGACCGCCTGCAGCCTCTTCTGCATAAAATCCCTTCCATTTATCTGTGCAGCAAATTTTTTATAATCTCCTTTGAACATTTTAAAATCGGGTCTTAGCTCATATGATCCAAAAGGAGTTATGATCCTGTAATCAAACGACGCCTTTGATATGTCAAAGCTATCGGTACCAGGATCGACAACATTCTCTATATAAACCATAGCGGTGAATAATCCTTCAAGATCTAACTCTGAAGGCGTTTCTGATTTTATTGGATTTTCTCCGTCAGCCCCACGCGGATGGATATGATAGATTGAAAGAGCAGAGACCGACATGAAATCCTTCAATGCGTCAAGCACGGCATCAAATTGAAGCGTTGCAGTTTCATCCGTTGAGCCTTGAGCAATTTCGTACCAGCCCTCAAGGTCCTTGCCATCCTTTCCCTTACCTTTAAGATATATCCAGCCCTCTTCAAGAGTTGCAGTATCCAGTAATGTTCTAAGATCGGCCTCGCCATCTGCGCGCGATCTCACAAATGAGTAATGAACAGTGTCGTCGGTATTCACCCAAAGAGGGTCCTTGCTATGCGTAAAGTTCACTTCTTCTCTTTTGGGTTTTTCTGTATTCGGAGCAGGTACCGGAGGAGGTGGCTTTTCTCCTGGCCTATCTGCGGGTCTTGGAATTGTCCCAGACTCAGATGGCTTGGGCTTATCAGCCGCAGTGGGTGAGTCCGGATCGACCAATCTGGCAAATGCACCGCCTCTGCTTTTTATATCATCGAATGCATCTCTGATGGCCTTAATTATTTTATCTGCTTTCCTCTGGGCCTTAGGTACCTCTGGAACAGCAGCGACTTTTCTAGGTGGCGTTTCTTTACCAGCTGATTCAGGTAGAATTGCTTCACCTGACTTTTTTGGCTTAGGGGCAGGGGCCGGTTCTGGCTCACTAGCCGTCGCAACGGTCGGCGGTACCTTTAACGCGGAAGCGGGAATCGGCACCGCGGTCTTGACCCCAAAATATCTAAAGCTCCAGCCATTGGGCGTGAACTTTTTATCCACTACATATACACCGTTCCCGACTATCACCCTATAGTCTGACTCTCTGGCAGGTGTTGGCGGATGTTCCTGTAAGAA
Encoded proteins:
- a CDS encoding excinuclease ABC subunit B (The UvrABC repair system catalyzes the recognition and processing of DNA lesions. The beta-hairpin of the Uvr-B subunit is inserted between the strands, where it probes for the presence of a lesion) yields the protein MKSKLFKPDPRGKGGELFGLTTTFEPKGDQPQAIDMLTKGVLRGEKHQTLLGVTGSGKTFSIAHVIANTGKPALIMAPNKTLAAQLYQEFKQLFPQNAVEYFVSYYDYYQPEAYLPAQDLFIEKDSSVNDAIDRLRHSATHSLLTRNDVIIVASVSCIYGLGSPDAYSAMHIDIKKGEHIERNDLLSKLVEIRYERNDVDFHRGTFRVRGETVEIFPAYEDLKAVRVEFFGDEVEKITEIDYLTGETEGEIDKIAIYPNSHYVTPEERLKVAIKGIRIELNERLKELEHSNKILEAQRIKQRTNYDLEMMEEIGFCKGIENYSRWLDGRKKGQPPRTLLDYFPKDFLLFIDESHITVPQTGGMFSGDRSRKTTLVEYGFRLPSALDNRPLNFEEFEKRVGQVIYTSATPSEYEMKLSGKNIAEQVVRPTGLIDPKPIVRPSKGQIKDLEKEIKARVDKGERVLVTTLTKRMAEDLSSYFQENDIKAKYMHSDTETLERIAIIRDLRLGKFDVLVGINLLREGLDLPEVSLVAILDADKEGFLRSARSLIQTFGRAARNINGEVILYADKMTNSMKRAISETNRRRKIQEKYNKKHGITPETVKKEITDILNSIYESDYVSLATEEEAIDPNKLPKKIAKLRKEMFAAAKKLDFEKAAEARDKIKALEEMALK